A window from Brachyhypopomus gauderio isolate BG-103 chromosome 6, BGAUD_0.2, whole genome shotgun sequence encodes these proteins:
- the LOC143516517 gene encoding uncharacterized protein LOC143516517 isoform X1 — MDNEEMSGSSLENDTIRVGDRFSTFIELEEAIRVLERAQGIHFWKRDTRTIQGASEGAKKTRINPVLKYTKVVWACSKGGRTFVSRANGKSLQNSRPFRTNCLACVKVLASQDGQSLVVMKTILEHNHPPIKVPQSQRCFTEQKMMKRVSKVRKKQGGSRPDRTTPQSSRPDRTTPQSSRPDRTSPQSSRPDRTSPQSSRPDRTSPQSSRPDRTTPQSSKPDRTSPQSSKRDRTTPQSSRPNRTTPQSSRPDRTSPQSSRPDRTITHRSKPDRTTPHRSTPDRTTPHRSRPDRTTAHRSRPDRTTAHRSRRARTTPHRSRPDRTTPHSSRLDHTLAKLKHDSDCIVEVLVDQDHILRGIFYQDTTMQNNFDLFPEVLVVTTACRLSDMHVYAQLAVDGYGHCELVSLFVASDSSKTISAMVDIFKRHNVAWERTQVVVMAEDHVERLVYASHYPKAQIFTSPSHVSITMNQDICQIEILTSRQKQKSLQLLQQIAHSSGEQNYQENVVRLHKSRIQPVIDYYNQKWHPIREHWVGLNDCFLYSQNTTRQLGQFHSNLNQYIHALGDLRGFCQNVKVLVDSLKESLRDTAVTEQHVWAGVNKRGTSSRVWRRYQNLLTPYASQLVAEQVGLSERVVFPHALTAGDTAVLDSATDAINVTATSCTCPFATFNRLPCRHVFAFRAKCGLDLFSEEGVAPRWCLKRYCSNDLQGDSGGVEDPGEEQLGDSGGVEQDSGGVEQDSGGVEQDDSGGVEQDDSGDVEQDDSGDVEQDDSGDVEQDDSGDVEQDDMGGEEQDNSGDVEQDDSGDVEQDDSGDVEQDDSGDVEQDSGGEEQDVCEPERALRAAQALVLLTCTSSSSSALHEERIAVLQQLLCLWEEDKHASVVELIQVTV; from the exons ATGGACAACGAAGAAATGAGTGGGTCATCGTTGGAAAATGATACAATACGTGTTGGCGATCGGTTTTCTACTTTTATTGAGTTGGAAGAGGCGATCCGCGTGCTAGAACGAGCGCAAGGTATACACTTCTGGAAGAGAGACACCAGAACTATTCAGGGAGCGAGCGAAGGAGCCAAGAAAACACGAATAAATCCAGTTTTAAAGTACACGAAAGTGGTCTGGGCTTGTAGCAAAGGTGGACGGACGTTTGTCTCACGTGCGAACGGAAAAAGTCTCCAAAACTCGAG GCCATTTAGGACCAACTGTCTCGCCTGTGTCAAAGTCCTCGCCAGTCAAGATGGTCAGAGCTTAGTGGTGATGAAAACCATCCTTGAACACAACCACCCCCCGATTAAG gtGCCTCAAAGTCAGAGATGCTTCACAGAACAGAAAATGATGAAGAGAGTTTCAAAAGTCAGGAAGAAACAAGGTGGTTCCAGGCCGGACCGCACCACACCCCAGAGTTCCAGGCCGGACCGCACCACACCCCAGAGTTCCAGGCCGGACCGCACCTCACCCCAGAGTTCCAGGCCGGACCGCACCTCACCCCAGAGTTCCAGGCCGGACCGCACCTCACCCCAGAGTTCCAGACCGGACCGCACCACACCCCAGAGTTCCAAGCCGGACCGCACCTCACCCCAGAGTTCCAAGCGGGACCGCACCACACCCCAGAGTTCCAGGCCAAACCGCACCACACCCCAGAGTTCCAGGCCGGACCGTACCTCACCCCAGAGTTCCAGGCCGGACCGCACCATAACCCACAGATCCAAGCCGGACCGCACCACACCTCATAGATCCACGCCGGACCGCACCACACCTCATAGATCCAGGCCGGACCGCACCACAGCCCACAGATCCAGGCCGGACCGCACCACAGCCCACAGATCCAGGCGGGCCcgcaccacacctcacagatCCAGGCCGGACCGCACCACGCCCCACAGCTCCAGGCTGGACCACACTCTGGCTAAACTTAAACATGATTCAG acTGTATAGTGGAAGTCCTCGTTGATCAGGACCACATTCTGAGGGGCATCTTCTATCAGGATACTACAATGCAAAATAATTTTGACCTGTTTCCTGAGGTTCTAGTGGTGACCACAGCCTGTAGGCTGTCTGACATGCATGTGTATGCGCAGCTAGCCGTGGACGGTTATGGACACTGTGAGCTTGTGTCCTTGTTCGTGGCCAGCGACAGTTCCAAGACCATTTCAGCAATGGTGGACATATTCAAACGGCATAATGTTGCATGGGAGAGAACccaggtggtggtgatggctgAGGACCACGTGGAGAGGCTGGTGTATGCCTCACACTACCCCAAGGCCCAGATCTTCACGAGCCCATCCCATGTCTCCATAACCATGAATCAGGACATATGTCAGATAGAAATCCTTACTAGCCGGCAAAAGCAGAAGAGCCTACAGCTTCTTCAGCAGATAGCTCACTCCAGCGGAGAGCAAAACTACCAGGAGAATGTTGTACGCTTGCACAAGTCAAGAATCCAGCCAGTCATAGACTACTATAACCAAAAATGGCACCCAATCAGAGAGCATTGGGTGGGCTTGAATGACTGTTTCCTCTACAGCCAGAACACTACCAGGCAACTGGGCCAGTTTCATTCCAATCTGAACCAGTACATCCATGCGTTGGGGGACCTCAGGGGCTTTTGTCAGAACGTGAAGGTCCTGGTTGACAGTTTGAAGGAGTCACTGAGGGACACAGCAGTCACAGAGCAGCACGTGTGGGCAGGAGTGAACAAGCGAGGGACATCAAGCCGGGTCTGGCGCCGGTACCAGAACCTGCTCACACCCTATGCCAGCCAGCTCGTCGCCGAGCAGGTGGGCCTTTCTGAGCGAGTGGTTTTTCCACACGCGCTCACTGCAGGAGACACGGCCGTGCTGGACTCTGCCACGGACGCCATAAACGTCACCGCCACATCCTGCACCTGTCCGTTTGCCACATTCAACAGGTTACCATGCAGACATGTGTTTGCATTCAGGGCCAAGTGTGGCCTGGATTTATTCTCAGAGGAGGGGGTGGCACCAAGGTGGTGTCTGAAACGCTACTGCAGTAACGATCTGCAGGGTGACTCGGGTGGAGTGGAAGACCCAGGTGAAGAGCAGCTGGGGGACTCTGGTGGAGTTGAGCAGGACTCGGGTGGAGTTGAGCAGGACTCGGGTGGAGTTGAGCAGGACGACTCGGGTGGAGTGGAGCAGGACGACTCGGGTGACGTAGAGCAGGACGACTCGGGTGACGTAGAGCAGGACGACTCGGGTGACGTAGAGCAGGACGACTCGGGTGACGTAGAGCAGGACGACATGGGTGGAGAGGAGCAGGACAACTCTGGTGACGTAGAGCAGGACGACTCGGGTGACGTAGAGCAGGACGACTCGGGTGATGTAGAGCAGGACGACTCGGGTGACGTAGAGCAGGACTCTGGTGGAGAGGAGCAGGATGTCTGTGAGCCGGAGCGAGCCCTGCGTGCAGCCCAGGCCCTGGTGCTGCTCACCTGCACCTCGTCCTCTTCTTCAGCTCTGCACGAGGAGCGCATTGCCGTCCTGCAGCAGCTGCTTTGCCTGTGGGAGGAGGACAAACACGCCAGCGTGGTGGAGCTCATACAGGTCACAGTCTGA
- the LOC143516518 gene encoding cyclin-dependent kinase 5 activator 1 — MGTILSLSPAPRKPGYYDSQPGSLSHYPSLSTRSLNTQKERGLKRGPAVFLPALAWKRLVASTKKRGSSKKGNPSGHGSSGVPPHNNNNIYQKDPVLHLNQENVKKSLSCANLSSYDSLGTGLPLGYSKAQPLTSGLKVAHGTCPPSPKRVIVQASTSELLRCLGEFLCGRCYRLKHLSPADPVLWLRSVDRSLLLQGWQDQAFVTPANVVFVYMLCRDVVDGERVSSEHELQAILLTCLYLSYSYMGNEISYPLKPFLVEVTKEAFWDRCLAVIDATSSKMLRINADPHFFTQVFAELKGEGGCSLQDYTHLLQR; from the coding sequence ATGGGCACCATACTGTCCCTTTCTCCGGCTCCTCGGAAACCTGGTTACTATGACAGCCAGCCGGGCTCTCTCAGCCACTACCCGAGTTTGAGCACTCGCTCTCTAAACACACAGAAGGAACGCGGCTTGAAACGCGGCCCCGCCGTCTTCCTGCCCGCGCTCGCTTGGAAGCGGCTGGTGGCCTCCACGAAGAAACGGGGCAGCTCCAAGAAGGGGAACCCTAGTGGCCACGGCTCGTCCGGCGTGCctccacacaacaacaacaacatctaCCAGAAGGACCCCGTGCTGCACCTCAACCAAGAGAATGTGAAGAAGTCCCTCTCGTGTGCAAACCTGTCCAGCTACGACAGCCTGGGCACGGGGCTCCCCCTGGGCTACAGTAAGGCCCAGCCTCTTACCTCAGGGCTCAAGGTCGCTCACGGCACCTGCCCGCCGTCACCGAAGCGCGTCATTGTCCAGGCATCCACGAGCGAGCTGCTGCGTTGTTTAGGGGAGTTCCTGTGCGGCCGCTGCTACCGTCTCAAACACCTCTCCCCTGCCGACCCAGTCCTATGGCTGCGCTCCGTCGACCgctccctcctcctccagggCTGGCAGGACCAGGCCTTTGTCACGCCAGCCAACGTCGTCTTCGTCTACATGCTGTGCCGCGACGTGGTGGACGGCGAGCGCGTGTCCTCTGAGCACGAGCTCCAGGCCATTCTCCTCACCTGCCTCTACCTGTCCTACTCCTATATGGGCAACGAGATCTCCTACCCACTCAAGCCCTTCCTGGTGGAGGTGACCAAGGAGGCGTTCTGGGACCGCTGCCTGGCCGTCATCGACGCCACAAGCTCGAAGATGCTGCGCATCAACGCCGACCCACATTTCTTCACACAGGTGTTCGCAGAGCTGAAAGGTGAAGGtggctgcagcctgcaggactACACCCACCTGCTGCAGCGGTGA
- the LOC143516517 gene encoding uncharacterized protein LOC143516517 isoform X2, giving the protein MKTILEHNHPPIKVPQSQRCFTEQKMMKRVSKVRKKQGGSRPDRTTPQSSRPDRTTPQSSRPDRTSPQSSRPDRTSPQSSRPDRTSPQSSRPDRTTPQSSKPDRTSPQSSKRDRTTPQSSRPNRTTPQSSRPDRTSPQSSRPDRTITHRSKPDRTTPHRSTPDRTTPHRSRPDRTTAHRSRPDRTTAHRSRRARTTPHRSRPDRTTPHSSRLDHTLAKLKHDSDCIVEVLVDQDHILRGIFYQDTTMQNNFDLFPEVLVVTTACRLSDMHVYAQLAVDGYGHCELVSLFVASDSSKTISAMVDIFKRHNVAWERTQVVVMAEDHVERLVYASHYPKAQIFTSPSHVSITMNQDICQIEILTSRQKQKSLQLLQQIAHSSGEQNYQENVVRLHKSRIQPVIDYYNQKWHPIREHWVGLNDCFLYSQNTTRQLGQFHSNLNQYIHALGDLRGFCQNVKVLVDSLKESLRDTAVTEQHVWAGVNKRGTSSRVWRRYQNLLTPYASQLVAEQVGLSERVVFPHALTAGDTAVLDSATDAINVTATSCTCPFATFNRLPCRHVFAFRAKCGLDLFSEEGVAPRWCLKRYCSNDLQGDSGGVEDPGEEQLGDSGGVEQDSGGVEQDSGGVEQDDSGGVEQDDSGDVEQDDSGDVEQDDSGDVEQDDSGDVEQDDMGGEEQDNSGDVEQDDSGDVEQDDSGDVEQDDSGDVEQDSGGEEQDVCEPERALRAAQALVLLTCTSSSSSALHEERIAVLQQLLCLWEEDKHASVVELIQVTV; this is encoded by the exons ATGAAAACCATCCTTGAACACAACCACCCCCCGATTAAG gtGCCTCAAAGTCAGAGATGCTTCACAGAACAGAAAATGATGAAGAGAGTTTCAAAAGTCAGGAAGAAACAAGGTGGTTCCAGGCCGGACCGCACCACACCCCAGAGTTCCAGGCCGGACCGCACCACACCCCAGAGTTCCAGGCCGGACCGCACCTCACCCCAGAGTTCCAGGCCGGACCGCACCTCACCCCAGAGTTCCAGGCCGGACCGCACCTCACCCCAGAGTTCCAGACCGGACCGCACCACACCCCAGAGTTCCAAGCCGGACCGCACCTCACCCCAGAGTTCCAAGCGGGACCGCACCACACCCCAGAGTTCCAGGCCAAACCGCACCACACCCCAGAGTTCCAGGCCGGACCGTACCTCACCCCAGAGTTCCAGGCCGGACCGCACCATAACCCACAGATCCAAGCCGGACCGCACCACACCTCATAGATCCACGCCGGACCGCACCACACCTCATAGATCCAGGCCGGACCGCACCACAGCCCACAGATCCAGGCCGGACCGCACCACAGCCCACAGATCCAGGCGGGCCcgcaccacacctcacagatCCAGGCCGGACCGCACCACGCCCCACAGCTCCAGGCTGGACCACACTCTGGCTAAACTTAAACATGATTCAG acTGTATAGTGGAAGTCCTCGTTGATCAGGACCACATTCTGAGGGGCATCTTCTATCAGGATACTACAATGCAAAATAATTTTGACCTGTTTCCTGAGGTTCTAGTGGTGACCACAGCCTGTAGGCTGTCTGACATGCATGTGTATGCGCAGCTAGCCGTGGACGGTTATGGACACTGTGAGCTTGTGTCCTTGTTCGTGGCCAGCGACAGTTCCAAGACCATTTCAGCAATGGTGGACATATTCAAACGGCATAATGTTGCATGGGAGAGAACccaggtggtggtgatggctgAGGACCACGTGGAGAGGCTGGTGTATGCCTCACACTACCCCAAGGCCCAGATCTTCACGAGCCCATCCCATGTCTCCATAACCATGAATCAGGACATATGTCAGATAGAAATCCTTACTAGCCGGCAAAAGCAGAAGAGCCTACAGCTTCTTCAGCAGATAGCTCACTCCAGCGGAGAGCAAAACTACCAGGAGAATGTTGTACGCTTGCACAAGTCAAGAATCCAGCCAGTCATAGACTACTATAACCAAAAATGGCACCCAATCAGAGAGCATTGGGTGGGCTTGAATGACTGTTTCCTCTACAGCCAGAACACTACCAGGCAACTGGGCCAGTTTCATTCCAATCTGAACCAGTACATCCATGCGTTGGGGGACCTCAGGGGCTTTTGTCAGAACGTGAAGGTCCTGGTTGACAGTTTGAAGGAGTCACTGAGGGACACAGCAGTCACAGAGCAGCACGTGTGGGCAGGAGTGAACAAGCGAGGGACATCAAGCCGGGTCTGGCGCCGGTACCAGAACCTGCTCACACCCTATGCCAGCCAGCTCGTCGCCGAGCAGGTGGGCCTTTCTGAGCGAGTGGTTTTTCCACACGCGCTCACTGCAGGAGACACGGCCGTGCTGGACTCTGCCACGGACGCCATAAACGTCACCGCCACATCCTGCACCTGTCCGTTTGCCACATTCAACAGGTTACCATGCAGACATGTGTTTGCATTCAGGGCCAAGTGTGGCCTGGATTTATTCTCAGAGGAGGGGGTGGCACCAAGGTGGTGTCTGAAACGCTACTGCAGTAACGATCTGCAGGGTGACTCGGGTGGAGTGGAAGACCCAGGTGAAGAGCAGCTGGGGGACTCTGGTGGAGTTGAGCAGGACTCGGGTGGAGTTGAGCAGGACTCGGGTGGAGTTGAGCAGGACGACTCGGGTGGAGTGGAGCAGGACGACTCGGGTGACGTAGAGCAGGACGACTCGGGTGACGTAGAGCAGGACGACTCGGGTGACGTAGAGCAGGACGACTCGGGTGACGTAGAGCAGGACGACATGGGTGGAGAGGAGCAGGACAACTCTGGTGACGTAGAGCAGGACGACTCGGGTGACGTAGAGCAGGACGACTCGGGTGATGTAGAGCAGGACGACTCGGGTGACGTAGAGCAGGACTCTGGTGGAGAGGAGCAGGATGTCTGTGAGCCGGAGCGAGCCCTGCGTGCAGCCCAGGCCCTGGTGCTGCTCACCTGCACCTCGTCCTCTTCTTCAGCTCTGCACGAGGAGCGCATTGCCGTCCTGCAGCAGCTGCTTTGCCTGTGGGAGGAGGACAAACACGCCAGCGTGGTGGAGCTCATACAGGTCACAGTCTGA